Proteins encoded within one genomic window of Streptomyces profundus:
- a CDS encoding ketol-acid reductoisomerase, with product MTSTPINAFTSEVFTTETMDVPGGTETILRGGRHLFPLLARAFDGIGRIGVIGWGPQGRAQARNLRDSLAGTDIQVAVGLRPDSASAADARAHGFTEDDGTLGDWIEVAATSDLVILLIADAALVNHHGKLFDVLRPGATIGLSHGFLLGHLRSVGGDFPEGHGVIAVCPKGMGDSVRRLYEQGAEINGAGINSSFAVHADPDGKAVDRALGWSVALGSPYTFRTTLESEYRSDIVGERAILLGAVHGLVEALHRHYRLAGDDPITAYERSCENVTGPIARTVSRDGLRAVRQRLSPADQAVFDRAYSAAYQPARDLVAEIYDEVADGTELRGVVLAEQRLATRPMAGISGSPMWRQAEAVRARRGERELPVDPFTAGLFVATMIAQIDEFAERGHPWSEIVNESVIEAVDSLLPYMHARDVAHMVDNCSQTARLGSRRWGPRFQSAYEQIALPAAERPADPKLVDAFTRHLVHDALTSAARLRPSVDIFVG from the coding sequence TCAACGCTTTCACCTCCGAGGTCTTCACCACCGAGACGATGGACGTTCCGGGCGGCACGGAGACCATCCTGCGCGGGGGCCGCCATCTCTTCCCGCTGCTGGCGCGGGCGTTCGACGGCATCGGGCGGATCGGCGTCATCGGCTGGGGCCCCCAGGGGCGCGCCCAGGCGCGCAATCTGCGCGACTCGTTGGCGGGCACGGACATCCAGGTCGCGGTGGGGCTCCGGCCCGACTCCGCGTCAGCGGCCGACGCGCGCGCCCACGGCTTCACGGAGGACGACGGGACGCTCGGCGACTGGATCGAGGTCGCGGCCACCAGCGACCTGGTGATCCTGCTCATCGCGGACGCCGCACTGGTCAACCACCACGGGAAGCTCTTCGACGTCCTCAGGCCCGGTGCCACGATCGGGCTGTCGCACGGCTTCCTGCTCGGCCATCTTCGTTCCGTGGGAGGTGACTTCCCCGAGGGACACGGCGTGATCGCCGTCTGTCCGAAGGGCATGGGGGACTCGGTCCGCCGGCTGTACGAGCAGGGCGCCGAGATCAACGGCGCGGGAATCAACAGCAGCTTCGCGGTGCACGCCGACCCCGACGGCAAGGCCGTGGACCGCGCGCTCGGCTGGTCGGTGGCGCTGGGGTCGCCGTACACCTTCCGCACCACGCTGGAGAGCGAGTACCGGTCCGACATCGTCGGTGAACGCGCCATCCTGCTGGGCGCCGTGCACGGCCTGGTCGAGGCGCTCCACCGGCACTACCGGCTCGCTGGTGACGACCCGATCACCGCCTACGAGCGGTCCTGCGAGAACGTCACCGGCCCCATCGCGCGCACCGTCTCACGCGACGGACTGCGCGCCGTGCGCCAGCGACTGTCCCCGGCCGACCAGGCGGTCTTCGACCGGGCCTACAGCGCGGCCTACCAGCCGGCGCGTGACCTGGTCGCGGAGATCTACGACGAGGTCGCCGACGGCACCGAGCTGCGCGGCGTCGTCCTAGCGGAACAGCGGCTGGCCACCCGGCCCATGGCGGGGATCAGCGGATCCCCGATGTGGCGACAGGCGGAAGCCGTGCGCGCCCGGAGGGGCGAACGGGAGCTGCCCGTCGACCCGTTCACCGCGGGGCTCTTCGTCGCCACCATGATCGCCCAGATCGACGAGTTCGCTGAGCGCGGCCATCCCTGGTCGGAGATCGTCAACGAGTCGGTCATCGAGGCCGTGGATTCGCTGCTGCCGTACATGCACGCCCGTGATGTCGCGCACATGGTGGACAACTGCTCCCAGACCGCCCGGCTCGGCTCCCGCCGCTGGGGGCCGCGCTTCCAGTCGGCCTACGAGCAGATCGCGCTCCCCGCGGCCGAGCGGCCCGCGGATCCCAAGCTCGTCGACGCCTTCACGCGGCACCTGGTGCACGACGCGCTCACCTCGGCGGCCAGGCTGCGCCCCTCGGTGGACATCTTCGTCGGCTGA
- a CDS encoding MarR family winged helix-turn-helix transcriptional regulator has product MSLLRRADLALQSTKEPPLRKLGVSGSLYSVLINLRVRPGLTGAELARVVGVTPQAIVPLVGKLVERGWVERRPHPRHANVQELRLTDSGARELVGADQLLVDLEGHLRRSLGEEDYGRLRSLLGDVLTYLPTWTPPPPPPST; this is encoded by the coding sequence GTGTCCCTTCTCCGGCGAGCGGACCTGGCCCTGCAGAGCACGAAGGAACCGCCGCTGCGCAAGCTCGGCGTCTCCGGATCGCTGTACTCCGTGTTGATCAACCTCAGGGTGCGACCAGGGCTGACCGGCGCCGAGCTGGCGCGAGTCGTCGGCGTGACCCCCCAGGCGATCGTGCCGCTGGTCGGCAAACTCGTCGAGCGCGGCTGGGTCGAACGCCGCCCCCACCCCCGGCACGCCAACGTCCAGGAACTGCGTCTCACCGACAGCGGCGCGCGGGAACTCGTCGGCGCCGACCAGCTGTTGGTCGACCTCGAAGGCCATCTCCGCCGCTCCCTCGGCGAGGAGGACTACGGGCGCCTGCGCTCCTTGCTCGGTGATGTCCTGACCTACCTCCCCACCTGGACCCCACCCCCGCCGCCCCCGTCGACCTGA
- a CDS encoding ABC transporter substrate-binding protein, translating to MTALDHVHRQLPDGDPDFAIPAASASRRPRAVATGLVLALALSACGAGGGRAETTESGLTRLVIDYSATANNAQLSLGVERGIFERHGIEIEQVPGSGASANSVALLLNGQIDLAVTEITAVPAAVHADFPVQIVTSLVTDYESPQGDAFSLVVPGDSPIRSFADLAGRTVAVNALESFFDLTLREAVRQGGGAPDTVEVVAVPFEDQLAALRQGRVDAVSTIEPFGGQLLTDGFRTIGNPATAALGARSSASVLMASRPFVTENEDVMRRFLDAWDEATAYANDHPDEVRETIVATTGARPEAVADLPLPWYVSGIDRRSAALVTSLMVEYGRLDSAPPLEEYAWSQAPEATDLTTPPRGLEVSE from the coding sequence ATGACAGCCCTGGACCACGTTCATCGTCAACTTCCAGACGGCGACCCGGACTTCGCGATCCCAGCCGCGTCGGCGAGCAGGCGCCCGAGGGCCGTGGCCACCGGCCTCGTCCTGGCGCTCGCCCTCAGCGCGTGCGGGGCGGGCGGTGGCCGGGCCGAGACGACCGAGTCGGGCCTGACCCGGCTGGTCATCGACTACAGCGCGACCGCGAACAACGCACAGCTGTCGCTGGGCGTCGAGCGCGGCATCTTCGAACGCCACGGCATCGAGATCGAGCAGGTGCCCGGCTCGGGTGCCAGCGCCAACAGCGTGGCGCTGCTGCTCAACGGCCAGATCGACCTGGCCGTCACCGAGATCACCGCGGTGCCGGCGGCGGTCCACGCCGACTTCCCGGTGCAGATCGTCACCTCGCTGGTCACCGACTACGAGTCGCCGCAGGGCGACGCCTTCTCCCTCGTCGTGCCCGGCGACAGCCCGATCCGCTCCTTCGCGGACCTGGCCGGCCGGACGGTCGCCGTCAACGCCCTGGAGAGCTTCTTCGACCTGACGCTGCGGGAGGCGGTCCGCCAGGGCGGCGGTGCCCCCGACACGGTCGAGGTCGTCGCCGTGCCCTTCGAGGACCAGCTCGCGGCGCTGCGGCAGGGCCGGGTGGACGCGGTCAGCACCATCGAGCCGTTCGGCGGGCAGCTGCTGACCGACGGGTTCCGCACCATCGGCAACCCGGCGACCGCCGCGCTCGGCGCCCGCAGCAGCGCGAGCGTGCTGATGGCGTCGCGGCCGTTCGTGACGGAGAACGAGGACGTCATGCGGCGCTTCCTCGACGCGTGGGACGAGGCGACCGCCTACGCCAACGACCACCCGGACGAGGTCAGGGAGACGATCGTGGCGACGACGGGCGCGCGGCCGGAGGCGGTGGCCGACCTGCCGCTGCCCTGGTACGTCAGCGGCATCGACCGCCGCTCCGCCGCGCTCGTCACCAGCCTGATGGTCGAGTACGGCCGGCTGGATTCGGCGCCGCCACTGGAGGAGTACGCCTGGTCACAGGCGCCGGAGGCCACCGATCTCACGACGCCGCCCCGCGGTCTTGAGGTCTCGGAGTGA
- a CDS encoding ABC transporter permease, with protein sequence MRPARLAPLLPTLTTAALLAVWEVLSASGVLPVEIPPVSEVGAWLVDNLGAGDLWTAVGQTLGHWALALLAGVAIGAALGGAMAAIPVVNELLTGVVEFLRPIPVVVPLPIMLLLLGATSEVVVSLAAVAATWPMLSQTFYGVRAVDPVARDTARVFGLTAGQRLVWVTAPGVLPYLCTGVRIASTITLLAAIAMELIGAVPGLGATLGTYATNGVYDAMYGVIVLTGLLGAVLNAAFEGLERRALRWHPSHRARIA encoded by the coding sequence GTGAGGCCCGCACGACTCGCGCCCCTGCTTCCCACTCTCACGACCGCGGCGCTGCTCGCGGTCTGGGAGGTGCTGTCGGCCTCCGGCGTCCTCCCGGTCGAGATCCCCCCGGTGTCCGAGGTCGGCGCGTGGCTGGTGGACAACCTCGGCGCCGGCGATCTGTGGACGGCCGTCGGGCAGACGCTGGGCCACTGGGCGCTCGCGCTGCTCGCCGGGGTGGCGATCGGCGCGGCCCTCGGCGGCGCGATGGCGGCGATCCCCGTCGTCAACGAACTGCTGACGGGCGTGGTCGAGTTCCTCCGGCCCATTCCTGTCGTGGTCCCACTGCCGATCATGCTCCTGCTGCTGGGCGCCACCTCCGAGGTGGTCGTCTCGCTCGCCGCGGTGGCCGCGACATGGCCGATGCTGTCGCAGACGTTCTACGGCGTCCGCGCCGTCGACCCGGTCGCCCGTGACACCGCGCGCGTCTTCGGGCTGACGGCGGGACAGCGGCTGGTGTGGGTGACCGCGCCCGGCGTGCTGCCCTATCTCTGCACCGGCGTGCGGATCGCGTCCACGATCACCCTCCTGGCCGCGATCGCGATGGAGCTCATCGGAGCGGTCCCCGGCCTGGGCGCCACCTTGGGCACCTATGCCACCAACGGCGTCTACGACGCGATGTACGGCGTCATCGTCCTCACCGGGCTGCTCGGTGCCGTGCTCAACGCCGCCTTCGAGGGGCTCGAACGGCGGGCGTTGCGCTGGCACCCGTCCCACCGGGCGCGGATCGCGTGA
- a CDS encoding ABC transporter permease: protein MTRIGLRLLVPALLLLLWWTTSARSASPFYPPLSEVLVSFRETWLFARLGSDVVPSLGRLLAGLLIASVVGVAAGVALGRNRPLARALNPAVQFCRAVPGTALVPVSVVLLGIGDGAKIGVIAFVCAFPVLLNTVDAVRGIDPQLEDVARSYRLTRAQRLTSVLLPAAAPQIFAGIRTALGMAFIMMVVTELYAATNGIGFVTVSARNAFDVPRMWAGTVLLGLLGAVLTAAFLALQRRVLRWHIGMTGRN from the coding sequence ATGACGAGAATCGGACTCCGGCTGCTGGTCCCCGCGCTGCTCCTGCTGCTGTGGTGGACGACCTCGGCCCGGAGCGCATCCCCGTTCTACCCGCCGCTGAGCGAGGTGCTGGTCTCCTTCCGGGAGACCTGGCTGTTCGCGCGGCTGGGCTCGGATGTGGTGCCCAGCCTCGGTCGGCTGCTCGCCGGCCTGCTGATCGCCTCGGTCGTCGGCGTCGCCGCCGGCGTGGCGCTGGGCCGGAACAGGCCACTCGCCCGGGCGCTGAATCCGGCCGTCCAGTTCTGCCGGGCCGTGCCGGGGACCGCGCTGGTTCCGGTCAGCGTCGTGCTGCTCGGCATCGGCGACGGCGCGAAGATCGGCGTCATCGCCTTCGTCTGCGCTTTCCCCGTGCTGCTGAACACCGTCGACGCGGTGCGCGGGATCGATCCACAGCTGGAGGACGTGGCGCGTTCCTACCGGCTCACCCGTGCCCAGCGGCTGACGTCGGTGCTGCTGCCCGCCGCGGCGCCGCAGATCTTCGCCGGGATCCGCACGGCCCTGGGCATGGCTTTCATCATGATGGTCGTCACCGAGCTGTACGCGGCGACCAACGGCATCGGATTCGTCACCGTCAGCGCGCGGAACGCGTTCGACGTGCCGCGGATGTGGGCGGGCACCGTGCTGCTCGGCCTGCTCGGCGCGGTTCTCACCGCGGCCTTCCTCGCGCTGCAACGGCGGGTCCTGCGTTGGCACATCGGCATGACCGGGAGGAACTGA
- a CDS encoding ABC transporter ATP-binding protein has protein sequence MLSVTHLGKTYGSGDQAVEAIRDLTLTVGKGEFVCIVGPSGAGKTTLLRCLCGLLPPSAGSVVLDGEPVTGPPRAMASVFQDYSRSLMPWFSVERNVGLPLRNKHRSAADRAARIAEALTAVGLDSFGSRYPWELSGGMQQRVAIARGLAYEPEILLLDEPFASVDAQTRADLEDLILRVRETTGVTMLLVTHDIDEAVYLADRVVVMSARPSVVVETVAVDLPRPRDQVTTKSLARFAELRARVLGLIRRPDDRATQAPEAFGSRPGAES, from the coding sequence ATGTTGTCGGTCACCCATCTGGGGAAGACCTATGGCTCGGGCGATCAGGCCGTCGAGGCCATCCGCGACCTGACGTTGACGGTCGGCAAGGGCGAGTTCGTCTGCATCGTCGGCCCGTCGGGCGCCGGCAAGACGACGCTGCTGCGCTGCCTGTGCGGCCTGCTCCCCCCTTCGGCTGGCTCCGTGGTCCTCGACGGCGAGCCCGTGACCGGGCCGCCGAGGGCGATGGCGTCGGTGTTCCAGGACTACAGCAGGTCGCTGATGCCCTGGTTCTCGGTCGAGCGCAATGTCGGCCTGCCGCTGCGGAACAAGCACCGGTCGGCGGCCGACCGCGCGGCTCGGATCGCCGAGGCGCTGACCGCCGTCGGCCTCGACTCGTTCGGCTCGCGGTACCCGTGGGAGCTGTCCGGCGGCATGCAGCAGCGGGTGGCCATCGCCCGCGGCCTCGCCTACGAGCCGGAGATCCTGCTGCTCGACGAGCCGTTCGCCTCGGTGGACGCGCAGACACGAGCCGATCTGGAGGACCTGATCCTGCGGGTCAGGGAGACGACGGGCGTCACCATGCTGCTCGTCACACACGACATCGACGAGGCCGTCTACCTCGCCGACCGCGTCGTGGTCATGTCCGCCCGGCCGAGCGTCGTGGTCGAGACGGTGGCGGTCGACCTGCCGCGGCCCCGTGACCAGGTCACCACCAAGAGCCTCGCCCGGTTCGCCGAACTGCGCGCGCGGGTGCTCGGGCTGATCCGGCGCCCCGACGACCGGGCCACCCAGGCGCCGGAGGCGTTCGGCTCCCGGCCGGGAGCCGAATCCTGA
- a CDS encoding aldehyde dehydrogenase family protein, with amino-acid sequence MSTDSGNTAATRDGDPDATGTELTTVDQATGEELARYRVAGPERVAAAVATAAATAGAWWDLGFDGRAERLRAWRLDIARGGEELAALVHAENGKPVEDGRAEVLALLGHLTFAIDNAERVLGPRDVGVPPTMTHQRARVEHLPYGVVGVIGPWNFPLGTPGAIVVHALAAGNAVVLKPSELTPGVGEWLARSWARAVPDLPEVFQNLVGYAATGRALTAAGVDKIAFTGSVRSGRAVAADCARRLTPLLLELGGNDGVIVAEDADLDLAAAHITWGALQNAGLGCISLEVAYVVDSVHDALVARIARLAGRVRAGGDDGDLIGPIPLPAQIPVVRRHVEDAVARGATPLVGGPPATDDRYVQPTVLVDVPPDALATTEETFGPVLSVVRVRDAEEAISLINTGRYGLGSAVFSEERGEEIARRLRVGMTSVNDALAFSSVSGLPFGGRGDSGYGRKHGDEGLLEFAYPHAITVRTGPPAVPTTTFDRPPGAMALALGALRDRLRTEDTAR; translated from the coding sequence ATGAGCACGGACAGCGGGAACACGGCGGCAACCCGGGACGGTGACCCGGACGCCACCGGCACCGAACTGACCACCGTCGACCAGGCGACGGGCGAGGAGTTGGCCCGCTACCGCGTCGCCGGGCCCGAGCGGGTCGCGGCTGCGGTCGCGACCGCAGCCGCGACCGCCGGCGCGTGGTGGGATCTCGGGTTCGACGGCCGCGCGGAGCGGCTGCGGGCCTGGCGCCTGGACATCGCGCGCGGTGGGGAGGAGTTGGCGGCGCTCGTCCACGCCGAGAACGGCAAGCCCGTCGAGGACGGCCGTGCGGAGGTGCTCGCCCTGCTCGGGCACCTGACGTTCGCGATCGATAACGCGGAACGCGTGCTCGGCCCCCGGGACGTCGGCGTGCCGCCCACGATGACGCACCAGCGGGCCCGGGTCGAACATCTCCCGTACGGCGTCGTCGGCGTCATCGGGCCGTGGAACTTCCCGCTCGGCACGCCGGGCGCGATCGTGGTCCACGCCCTGGCGGCGGGCAACGCCGTCGTCCTGAAACCGAGTGAGCTCACCCCGGGCGTGGGCGAGTGGCTGGCGCGCTCCTGGGCGCGGGCGGTGCCGGACCTGCCCGAGGTCTTCCAGAACCTCGTCGGGTACGCCGCCACGGGCCGGGCCCTCACCGCCGCCGGGGTGGACAAGATCGCCTTCACCGGAAGCGTCCGTTCCGGCCGCGCCGTCGCCGCCGACTGCGCCCGGCGCCTGACGCCGCTCCTGCTTGAGCTGGGGGGCAATGACGGCGTCATCGTCGCCGAGGACGCCGACCTGGACCTGGCCGCCGCCCACATCACCTGGGGAGCGCTACAGAACGCGGGGCTCGGCTGCATCAGCCTTGAGGTCGCCTATGTCGTCGACTCGGTGCACGACGCCCTGGTGGCGCGGATCGCCCGGCTCGCCGGACGGGTGCGGGCCGGCGGCGACGACGGCGACCTGATCGGGCCGATCCCGCTGCCCGCGCAGATCCCGGTGGTCCGCCGCCATGTCGAGGACGCCGTCGCCCGTGGCGCCACCCCCCTCGTGGGCGGCCCGCCGGCCACCGACGACCGCTATGTGCAACCCACCGTCCTGGTGGACGTCCCGCCGGACGCGCTCGCCACGACCGAGGAGACCTTCGGCCCCGTGCTGTCGGTCGTGCGCGTCCGCGACGCCGAGGAGGCGATCTCCCTGATCAACACCGGTCGTTACGGCCTCGGCAGCGCCGTGTTCAGCGAGGAACGCGGCGAGGAGATCGCCCGTCGGCTCCGGGTCGGCATGACCAGCGTGAACGACGCCCTCGCCTTCTCCTCGGTCAGCGGCCTGCCGTTCGGCGGGCGCGGCGACAGCGGCTACGGCCGCAAGCACGGGGACGAGGGGTTGCTCGAATTCGCCTATCCGCACGCCATCACCGTCCGCACCGGCCCGCCGGCCGTGCCCACCACGACCTTCGACCGCCCGCCCGGAGCCATGGCCCTCGCCCTCGGCGCGCTCCGCGACCGCCTCCGGACCGAGGACACCGCGCGGTGA
- a CDS encoding alpha/beta hydrolase: MATPPVHEAPTPNEERVLRLLDQVADAFSHQARSPVLRSPAEHGLDFENVTFPSRDGTLLEGWFIPAPGSDKLVIANHPMGFTRAGLPAHLEPWRSIWAPSGNGFEVDFVPDYAILHRAGYHVLAYDLRNHGLSGAANGGVSSSGIFEARDIVGALAYARERPDTRDLAIGLFSRCLGCSSTFAAMTQFPEAFDGVRCLVGPQPVTARTIMERRLAALGVADRIDDLERRIVLRTGFDFDSRSPREWARNVTVPTLLYQVRDDVLTHPGDVQAMFDNIPVAEKRLQWIEGSTARFDGYLEFQRRPGPMLDWFAAHMC; the protein is encoded by the coding sequence ATGGCCACGCCCCCTGTGCACGAGGCACCCACACCGAACGAGGAGCGGGTCCTACGGCTGCTCGACCAGGTCGCCGACGCGTTCAGCCACCAGGCGCGCTCCCCCGTGCTGCGCTCGCCGGCCGAACACGGCCTGGACTTCGAGAACGTCACCTTCCCCTCCCGCGACGGGACGCTCCTGGAAGGGTGGTTCATCCCCGCGCCCGGCTCCGACAAGCTGGTCATCGCGAACCACCCGATGGGCTTCACCCGCGCCGGCCTGCCCGCGCACCTCGAACCGTGGCGCTCGATCTGGGCGCCGAGCGGCAACGGGTTCGAGGTCGACTTCGTCCCCGACTACGCGATCCTCCACCGGGCCGGCTACCACGTCCTCGCCTACGACCTGCGCAACCACGGCCTGAGCGGCGCCGCCAACGGAGGCGTCAGCTCCAGCGGGATCTTCGAGGCCCGCGACATCGTCGGCGCCCTCGCCTACGCGCGCGAGCGGCCTGACACCCGCGATCTGGCGATCGGCCTGTTCAGCCGCTGCCTCGGGTGCAGTTCGACGTTCGCAGCGATGACCCAGTTCCCCGAGGCGTTCGACGGCGTGCGGTGCCTCGTCGGCCCGCAGCCGGTCACCGCGCGGACCATCATGGAACGGCGGCTGGCGGCCCTCGGCGTCGCCGACCGGATCGACGACCTGGAGCGGCGGATCGTGCTGCGCACCGGCTTCGACTTCGACTCCCGCAGCCCCAGGGAGTGGGCACGGAACGTCACCGTCCCGACCCTCCTCTATCAGGTGCGCGACGACGTCCTCACTCATCCGGGCGATGTCCAGGCGATGTTCGACAACATCCCGGTCGCCGAGAAGAGACTCCAGTGGATCGAGGGGAGCACGGCCCGCTTCGACGGCTACCTGGAGTTCCAGCGCAGGCCGGGGCCGATGCTCGACTGGTTCGCCGCGCACATGTGCTGA
- a CDS encoding fused MFS/spermidine synthase encodes MELVTDRGGETNGRAPGIGPRTGAVLVFGSSAAVLVVELVALRLLAPHVGLTLEMNTMVIGIALSAIALGAWAGGRAADAMAPRRALGPLLALSGVAVAMTPTLVRLAGAAGGTVTLLVGGVCLFVPAALLTAVTPMVTKLLLVDLEATGTVVGRLSGIGTAGGIAGTVLTGFVLISVVPVSVILLTLGVILLVAGVFVDVSTRDWRRGQRMLLAGVAVGGSVAGGVAVPSGCDVETRYHCATIEEDPDRASGRTLVLDGLRHSYVDLDDPEHLEFAYIRAIASLIDTAYPAGEALDAYHLGAGGLSIPTYLESVRPGSASVVSEIDAGVVEVDREWLGVETGEHLQVRVEDARLGLRRIATDSRDLVVGDAFGGVSVPWHLTTREAVADVGRVLRPGGLYTVNMIDHDELAFVRAAVGTLLAEFEHVAVAAEPGAFDGTGGGNFVAAASDTAFDPVAWGARSAERGSDWRVVDGAELREWVGDARVLTDDFAPVDQLLTASPRRN; translated from the coding sequence GTGGAACTCGTAACTGATCGTGGCGGCGAGACGAACGGCCGCGCGCCGGGGATCGGTCCCCGCACCGGCGCCGTCCTCGTCTTCGGATCCTCGGCGGCGGTGCTGGTCGTCGAGTTGGTCGCGCTGCGTCTGCTGGCGCCCCATGTCGGGCTCACCCTCGAAATGAACACCATGGTGATCGGCATAGCCCTTTCGGCGATCGCCCTGGGCGCGTGGGCCGGCGGGCGGGCCGCCGACGCCATGGCGCCGCGACGGGCGCTCGGTCCCTTGCTGGCCCTGTCGGGGGTGGCCGTGGCGATGACGCCGACGCTGGTGCGCCTCGCCGGCGCGGCCGGCGGCACGGTGACGCTGCTCGTCGGCGGTGTCTGCCTGTTCGTGCCGGCCGCGCTGCTCACGGCGGTGACCCCCATGGTCACCAAGCTGCTGCTGGTCGATCTGGAGGCGACCGGCACGGTGGTGGGGCGGCTCTCGGGGATCGGCACGGCGGGCGGCATCGCCGGCACCGTGCTGACCGGCTTCGTGCTGATCTCGGTCGTCCCGGTCAGCGTCATCCTGCTCACCCTCGGGGTGATCCTGCTGGTGGCCGGCGTGTTCGTGGATGTCTCGACGCGGGACTGGCGGCGTGGTCAGCGGATGCTGTTGGCGGGGGTGGCCGTGGGCGGCAGCGTCGCCGGCGGGGTGGCGGTCCCCAGCGGATGCGATGTGGAGACGCGCTACCACTGCGCGACGATCGAGGAGGACCCCGACCGGGCGAGCGGTCGGACCCTCGTCCTCGACGGCCTGCGGCACTCCTATGTCGACCTCGACGACCCCGAACACCTGGAGTTCGCCTACATCAGGGCGATCGCCTCCCTCATCGACACCGCCTACCCGGCGGGCGAGGCGCTGGACGCCTATCACCTCGGCGCCGGCGGGCTCTCGATCCCGACCTACCTGGAGTCGGTGCGCCCCGGCTCGGCCAGCGTGGTGTCCGAGATCGACGCGGGCGTGGTCGAGGTCGACCGGGAGTGGTTGGGCGTGGAGACCGGTGAGCACCTCCAGGTGCGGGTGGAGGACGCCCGGTTGGGGCTGCGGAGGATCGCCACCGACTCCCGTGACCTGGTCGTCGGCGACGCGTTCGGGGGCGTCAGCGTGCCGTGGCATCTCACCACCCGCGAGGCGGTCGCCGACGTCGGACGGGTGCTGCGTCCGGGCGGGCTCTACACCGTCAACATGATCGACCACGACGAACTCGCCTTCGTCCGGGCCGCGGTCGGCACGCTGCTGGCGGAGTTCGAGCATGTCGCGGTGGCGGCGGAGCCGGGCGCCTTCGACGGCACCGGTGGCGGCAACTTCGTGGCAGCGGCGTCCGACACCGCCTTCGACCCGGTGGCGTGGGGTGCGCGGTCCGCCGAGCGCGGCAGCGACTGGCGGGTCGTCGACGGCGCCGAGCTCCGGGAGTGGGTCGGCGACGCGCGGGTGCTGACCGACGACTTCGCGCCGGTCGACCAGCTGCTCACGGCCAGCCCCCGGCGGAACTGA
- a CDS encoding TetR/AcrR family transcriptional regulator — translation MATEVIWTRARAGRKGPQPAHSLDDIAREAVALADAKGLAAVSIRAVAAELGAGAASLYRYIASKDDLYDLMVDRVAAEYDLPAEPSGDWAADLTLVAERGRAAFRRHPWAGQLSAGASWGPWVQDYMEFLLVALEPTGLDIPGRVDFIALLNNWIANFAQHEVEPADGAAAAAKAQHMGSIAADESRPHLAGAMAALLRTDPADAHPDLLFRRGLDRLFHGIAPRQALSRQDT, via the coding sequence GTGGCCACCGAGGTGATCTGGACGCGGGCCAGGGCCGGCAGGAAGGGGCCGCAGCCGGCGCACAGCCTCGACGACATCGCCCGGGAGGCCGTCGCCCTCGCCGACGCCAAGGGGCTGGCCGCCGTGTCGATCCGCGCCGTCGCGGCGGAGTTGGGCGCGGGCGCGGCGTCGCTCTACCGGTATATCGCGAGCAAGGACGACCTCTACGACCTGATGGTCGACCGGGTCGCCGCCGAGTACGACCTGCCGGCCGAGCCCTCCGGGGACTGGGCCGCCGATCTGACCCTGGTCGCCGAGCGCGGCCGGGCCGCCTTCCGTCGGCACCCCTGGGCCGGGCAGCTGAGCGCGGGCGCGTCCTGGGGGCCGTGGGTGCAGGACTACATGGAGTTCCTGCTGGTCGCCCTCGAACCGACCGGGCTCGACATCCCCGGGCGGGTGGACTTCATCGCCCTGCTCAACAACTGGATCGCCAACTTCGCCCAGCACGAGGTCGAGCCGGCGGACGGCGCCGCGGCGGCGGCGAAGGCGCAGCACATGGGGAGCATCGCCGCCGACGAGAGCCGCCCCCACCTCGCCGGCGCCATGGCCGCGCTCCTGCGAACGGACCCGGCGGACGCCCACCCCGACCTCCTCTTCCGTCGAGGTCTGGACCGCCTCTTCCACGGGATCGCCCCCCGTCAGGCCCTGTCCCGGCAGGACACCTAG